Proteins co-encoded in one Opitutus terrae PB90-1 genomic window:
- a CDS encoding MBL fold metallo-hydrolase → MAMRFSILGSGSSGNAALLVTEGARVLVDAGFSARRLGTLLAAVGESLDRIDAVFLTHEHGDHSGGIEGLKKFPHIQIFANAGTARAVQAGLSYRPTWHLFETGARFLFRDLEVTTFSVPHDAQEPVGFRFTSGHDGDLFSPRRSLTFLTDLGHAPLNVREQLRDCCVVVIEANHCPELLKADTRRPWPTKQRISGRHGHLSNEAVRELLTEIACPQWRHVYLTHLSRECNSRAAVERMLATLRPTLTACEFSIVCQGESTPLCDCG, encoded by the coding sequence ATGGCCATGCGGTTCAGCATTCTTGGCAGCGGCAGTTCCGGCAACGCCGCGCTCCTCGTCACCGAGGGCGCGCGCGTGCTGGTCGACGCCGGGTTCTCCGCCCGCCGGCTCGGCACGCTGCTGGCCGCCGTCGGTGAGTCGCTCGACCGGATCGACGCCGTGTTCCTCACGCACGAGCACGGCGACCACTCGGGCGGCATCGAGGGCCTGAAAAAATTTCCGCACATCCAGATCTTCGCCAACGCCGGCACGGCCCGCGCGGTGCAGGCCGGGCTTTCCTACCGGCCGACCTGGCACCTGTTCGAGACCGGCGCGCGTTTCCTGTTTCGCGATCTGGAGGTCACCACCTTCTCGGTGCCACACGATGCCCAGGAGCCGGTCGGGTTCCGGTTCACCTCCGGGCACGACGGCGATTTGTTTTCGCCGCGACGCTCGCTCACGTTTTTGACCGACCTCGGGCATGCGCCGCTGAACGTCCGCGAACAGCTGCGCGACTGCTGCGTTGTCGTGATCGAGGCGAATCACTGCCCCGAGTTGCTCAAAGCCGACACGCGCCGGCCGTGGCCCACGAAGCAGCGGATTAGCGGCCGGCATGGGCATCTCTCCAACGAAGCCGTGCGCGAACTCCTCACCGAGATCGCCTGCCCGCAGTGGCGGCACGTTTACCTGACGCACCTTTCGCGCGAGTGTAACTCCCGCGCCGCGGTCGAGCGGATGTTGGCCACGCTGCGCCCCACGCTCACCGCCTGCGAGTTCTCGATCGTCTGCCAAGGCGAGAGCACGCCGCTCTGCGACTGCGGGTGA
- a CDS encoding UTP--glucose-1-phosphate uridylyltransferase: MTLRVSDIIDAPDKSTRDLAIDRWAADRSAADLLAACAELDAYRRRETNLYKRVRALFFITAIHRYHLPRRPELPRSGRVPFAGFTHLLERRFEEAIADFTRAQNEQGPSETLSSALAAAHHALAFQTLADQVRRTVRSTRGNAWMFRLGHPLDQPLRVRPELLARREGDAAYPLLRERTPVRMDLTHCGWSDIFFLGMDFPEGARVLNISIDLGVHGRDTAPRPPVEAYFRVIDEPVIRLASVDLETTARITTLDEVFDFGRDYLGLLKAAIIAAGIVPPGIERSGASLADLLAAIFGSGRGFELVSNVNRIPKGSRLAVSTNLLGALIGVCMRATHQIKSLTGPLEEPERRIVAARAILGEWLGGSGGGWQDSGGLWPGIKLIEGALAEPGDPEYGTSRGRLLPQHTLLGAERISADARRKLQDSLVLVHGGMAQNVGPILEMATEKYLLRSEAEWSARLRAVSTLDEILALLAAGNIKQLGAALTQNFSGPLQTIIPWVTTLYTEQLIARTRAAFGEDFWGFWMLGGMSGGGMGFIFAPERKREGQEKLREIMLATKREMQAALPFAMDPVVYDFAINEHGSVAAVLHGDEALLPVDYYRQAVPGWLRRSARELTPLERADLQQFTRAARRLPEFGQALPTLLDQLLPSGDANDRSGARLTELLETNGFDRAQHEQIRADLRSGRIGLAMNRLPANTLIEDVPAAALFDAGGTGVPPVMADQPHGRDARATADLAAFRAAGEAALKRGEVAMITYAAGVGSRWTQGAGVVKGLHPFAKLGGQHRSFIEAHLARTRRSAQEHGTTIPHVFTTSHLTHAPIERWLRQATGEAFDRDVFLSPGRSIGLRLVPTVRDLRFAWEETAQQKLDEQKEKMRESVRAALTNWAHTVGEGSDYTDNLPEQCLHPVGHWFEIPNLLKNGTLARLLARYPQLRTLVAHNIDTLGASPDPLLLGWFQSTGATLGWEMIPKRIEDHGGGLARVDGRLRIVEGLALPREEIEFNLRYYNSNTCWIDIDRLLTAFGLTRADLANAEKTAAAVRTLAARLPTYVTLKDVKKRWGHGQEDVFPVAQFEKLWGDMTALPECTSVFAVVPRQRGQQLKDQAQLDAWQRDGSAAYVESICSW; the protein is encoded by the coding sequence ATGACTCTTCGCGTCTCCGACATCATCGACGCACCCGACAAGTCCACGCGCGATCTCGCGATCGATCGCTGGGCTGCCGATCGCTCCGCCGCCGACCTGCTCGCCGCCTGCGCCGAGCTCGACGCGTATCGCCGCCGCGAGACCAATCTCTACAAACGCGTCCGCGCACTGTTCTTCATCACGGCGATCCACCGTTACCACCTGCCGCGCCGGCCCGAGCTGCCACGCTCCGGCCGCGTGCCGTTCGCCGGGTTTACCCACCTGCTCGAGCGCCGGTTCGAGGAGGCCATCGCCGACTTCACCCGCGCACAAAACGAACAAGGTCCAAGCGAAACGCTCTCCAGCGCGCTCGCCGCGGCGCACCACGCGCTCGCGTTCCAAACCCTCGCCGACCAGGTCCGCCGCACCGTCCGCTCCACGCGCGGCAACGCGTGGATGTTCCGGCTCGGCCACCCGCTCGACCAGCCGCTGCGCGTCCGGCCCGAGCTCCTCGCCCGCCGCGAAGGCGACGCCGCTTACCCGCTCCTCCGCGAACGCACGCCCGTCCGGATGGACCTCACGCATTGTGGCTGGAGCGACATTTTTTTCCTCGGAATGGATTTCCCCGAGGGCGCACGCGTGCTCAACATCTCCATCGATCTCGGCGTGCACGGCCGCGACACCGCGCCGCGGCCGCCGGTCGAAGCCTATTTTCGCGTGATCGACGAGCCGGTGATCCGGCTCGCCAGCGTCGACCTCGAAACCACCGCGCGTATCACGACGCTCGACGAGGTTTTCGATTTCGGCCGCGATTATCTTGGCCTGCTCAAGGCCGCGATCATCGCCGCGGGCATCGTGCCGCCCGGCATCGAACGCTCCGGCGCCAGCCTCGCCGACTTGCTCGCCGCGATCTTCGGCAGCGGCCGCGGTTTCGAGCTGGTCAGCAACGTCAACCGGATCCCGAAGGGTTCGCGGCTAGCGGTGTCCACGAATCTCCTCGGTGCGTTGATTGGCGTCTGCATGCGCGCCACGCACCAGATCAAATCGCTCACCGGTCCGCTCGAGGAACCCGAACGGCGGATCGTCGCCGCGCGCGCCATCCTGGGCGAATGGCTCGGCGGCTCCGGCGGCGGCTGGCAGGATTCCGGCGGACTCTGGCCGGGCATCAAGTTGATCGAGGGCGCGCTCGCCGAACCGGGTGATCCGGAATACGGCACCAGCCGCGGCCGGCTGTTGCCGCAACACACGCTGCTCGGTGCCGAGCGGATTTCCGCGGACGCGCGGCGCAAGCTTCAGGACTCGCTCGTGCTCGTGCATGGCGGCATGGCGCAGAACGTCGGGCCCATCCTCGAGATGGCGACGGAGAAATACCTCCTGCGCAGCGAAGCCGAATGGTCCGCGCGGCTTCGCGCGGTCTCGACGCTCGACGAAATCCTCGCACTGCTCGCCGCCGGAAACATCAAGCAGCTCGGCGCCGCGCTGACGCAGAATTTTTCCGGCCCGCTGCAGACGATCATTCCGTGGGTCACCACGCTTTACACGGAGCAGCTGATCGCGCGCACGCGCGCCGCCTTCGGGGAGGACTTCTGGGGCTTCTGGATGCTCGGCGGCATGTCGGGCGGCGGCATGGGCTTCATCTTCGCGCCGGAGCGCAAACGCGAGGGCCAGGAGAAGCTCCGCGAGATCATGCTCGCCACCAAGCGCGAGATGCAGGCCGCGCTGCCGTTCGCGATGGATCCGGTGGTCTACGATTTTGCCATCAACGAACACGGCTCGGTCGCCGCCGTGTTGCACGGCGATGAGGCCTTGCTGCCGGTGGACTACTACCGTCAAGCCGTGCCCGGCTGGTTGCGGCGCTCCGCGCGCGAGCTCACGCCGCTCGAACGCGCCGATCTGCAGCAGTTCACGCGCGCCGCGCGCCGCCTCCCGGAGTTCGGCCAGGCGCTGCCCACGCTGCTCGATCAGCTCTTGCCCTCGGGCGATGCGAACGATCGGAGCGGCGCCCGGCTGACCGAACTGCTCGAGACGAACGGCTTCGACCGCGCGCAGCACGAGCAGATTCGCGCCGATCTGCGCAGCGGCCGGATCGGACTTGCGATGAACCGGCTGCCCGCGAACACGCTGATCGAGGACGTGCCAGCGGCAGCGTTGTTCGATGCCGGTGGCACGGGCGTCCCGCCCGTGATGGCAGATCAACCCCATGGGCGAGACGCCCGTGCCACGGCTGATCTCGCCGCGTTCCGCGCCGCGGGCGAAGCCGCATTGAAACGCGGCGAAGTCGCGATGATCACCTACGCCGCCGGCGTGGGCAGCCGCTGGACGCAGGGCGCCGGCGTGGTGAAAGGGCTGCATCCCTTCGCCAAGCTCGGTGGCCAGCACCGCAGTTTCATCGAAGCGCATCTCGCCCGCACGCGGCGGTCGGCGCAGGAGCACGGCACGACGATCCCGCACGTGTTCACCACGAGCCACCTGACGCACGCGCCGATCGAGCGCTGGCTGCGGCAGGCGACGGGCGAGGCGTTCGACCGCGACGTGTTCCTTTCCCCCGGCCGCTCGATCGGACTTCGGCTCGTGCCCACCGTGCGCGATCTGCGATTCGCGTGGGAGGAAACCGCGCAGCAGAAGCTCGACGAGCAAAAGGAAAAGATGCGCGAGAGCGTCCGCGCCGCGCTGACGAATTGGGCGCACACCGTCGGCGAGGGTTCCGATTACACCGACAACCTTCCCGAGCAGTGCCTGCATCCGGTCGGCCACTGGTTCGAGATTCCGAACCTGCTCAAGAACGGCACGCTCGCCCGGCTGCTCGCGCGCTACCCGCAGCTGCGCACGCTCGTCGCCCACAACATCGACACGCTGGGCGCCTCACCCGATCCCTTGCTGCTCGGCTGGTTCCAGAGCACCGGCGCCACGCTCGGCTGGGAAATGATTCCCAAACGGATCGAGGATCACGGCGGCGGACTGGCGCGCGTGGACGGCCGGCTGCGGATCGTCGAGGGACTCGCGCTGCCGCGCGAGGAAATCGAGTTCAATCTCCGCTACTACAACAGCAACACGTGCTGGATCGACATCGACCGGCTGCTTACGGCCTTCGGCCTAACCCGTGCCGATCTTGCGAACGCGGAAAAAACCGCCGCCGCGGTGCGCACGCTCGCCGCGCGGCTGCCAACCTACGTGACGCTCAAGGATGTGAAGAAGCGTTGGGGGCACGGGCAGGAGGACGTGTTTCCGGTCGCGCAGTTCGAAAAGCTCTGGGGCGACATGACCGCGCTGCCCGAGTGCACCAGTGTGTTCGCCGTGGTGCCACGCCAACGTGGCCAGCAGCTGAAGGACCAAGCCCAGCTCGACGCCTGGCAGCGCGACGGCTCCGCCGCCTACGTGGAGAGCATCTGCTCGTGGTAG
- a CDS encoding sugar phosphate nucleotidyltransferase, protein MKIRKALVTAANPRQRTLPLQTLVDPHGETKAALQIILEEAAGAGVDEFCVIVCPGDESAYAEACGTLRERVRFIPQSTPRGYGHAVLCGREFIGDEPFLHLVGDHLHVSHNDKSCARQLIDIAVAENASVSAVQPTRESQLTSYGAVGGRLVGGEQPLYQIESVLEKPTPSVAEQQLIVPGLRAGFYLCFFGLHVLGAEIFSLLEQQQAAAPDTPLSLSPALHALASRQRYLAFSVAGRRYDIGASYGLLFAQLALSLSGRDRDHVLTQLVELLAARPKE, encoded by the coding sequence ATGAAAATCCGCAAAGCCCTCGTCACGGCCGCAAATCCGCGCCAACGCACCCTCCCGCTCCAGACACTCGTTGACCCGCACGGCGAAACCAAAGCCGCCCTCCAGATCATCCTGGAGGAGGCCGCCGGTGCCGGCGTCGACGAATTCTGTGTGATCGTCTGCCCCGGCGATGAATCCGCCTACGCCGAAGCCTGTGGCACGCTGCGCGAACGCGTGCGGTTCATTCCGCAAAGCACCCCGCGCGGCTACGGTCATGCCGTGCTCTGCGGCCGCGAGTTCATCGGCGACGAACCGTTCCTTCATCTCGTCGGCGATCACCTGCACGTTTCGCACAACGACAAGAGCTGTGCGCGCCAGCTGATCGACATCGCCGTCGCCGAAAACGCCTCCGTCTCCGCCGTCCAGCCGACGCGCGAGAGCCAGCTCACGTCCTACGGCGCCGTCGGAGGCCGGCTCGTCGGTGGCGAACAACCACTTTATCAGATCGAATCTGTGCTCGAAAAACCGACGCCGTCGGTCGCCGAGCAGCAGCTGATCGTCCCAGGCCTCCGTGCGGGTTTTTATCTCTGCTTCTTCGGACTACACGTCCTCGGCGCGGAAATCTTCTCGCTGTTGGAACAGCAGCAGGCCGCCGCCCCCGACACGCCGCTCAGTCTTTCGCCCGCGCTGCACGCGCTCGCCAGCCGGCAGCGCTACCTCGCGTTTTCGGTTGCAGGCCGCCGTTACGACATCGGTGCGTCCTACGGATTGCTCTTCGCTCAGCTCGCGCTGTCGCTCTCCGGCCGCGACCGCGACCACGTCCTCACCCAGCTCGTCGAACTCCTCGCCGCGCGGCCGAAAGAGTGA
- a CDS encoding 6-pyruvoyl trahydropterin synthase family protein, with protein sequence MPAKSRRRRSAARSPRVLRGTVFITRQVHFNAAHRLYNPTKSQAWNTNQYGLCTSPNWHGHNYVLEVTVRGEPDPETGYIVDLSELKRVLHETVVDRCDHRNLNDDVDFLRNVIPTTENLVIAFWDQIEPALPAGKLHCVRLYETPRNFAEYFGPDAPARA encoded by the coding sequence ATGCCTGCGAAGTCCCGCCGCCGCCGATCCGCCGCGCGCTCACCGCGCGTGCTGCGCGGCACCGTGTTCATCACGCGGCAGGTGCACTTCAACGCGGCGCACCGGCTCTACAACCCGACCAAGAGCCAGGCATGGAACACGAACCAGTATGGGCTTTGCACCAGTCCCAACTGGCACGGGCACAACTACGTGCTCGAGGTCACTGTGCGCGGCGAGCCCGACCCGGAGACCGGCTACATCGTCGACTTGTCCGAGCTGAAGCGCGTGCTGCACGAGACGGTCGTTGACCGCTGCGATCACCGGAACCTCAACGACGACGTGGATTTTCTGCGCAACGTCATTCCGACGACCGAGAATCTGGTGATCGCGTTTTGGGATCAGATCGAACCGGCGTTGCCCGCGGGGAAGCTGCATTGCGTGCGGCTGTATGAGACGCCGCGGAATTTCGCCGAGTATTTCGGACCCGATGCGCCGGCGCGGGCGTAA